The genomic region GGCCGCGGCACCGCAGTCGGGATCGACGAGCGGGGAGGCCTCGTCGTCATGTCGGACGGCCTCCGGACGGTGCTGCGAGCCGGGGAGGTCGGTCTCGTGCGCCCCGCTAGATTCGCGCCCGATGTCTGATGAAGGAACCGCCCGGGCATGAGCGTGCTGAAGGGCGAGGGCAAGGTCGTGATCCTGTTCGGGACGAGCAGCATCGCGGCGCGCACGAAGATCCACCGCGGCTACATCGCCCGGCCGGATCTCGGGAGGGAGTGGCCGACCGTGCTGCTCATCCCCGACGGGCTGCTCGTCACGTCTTCCGTCAGGGACATCTCCCGCAGGTTGGCGCGCCAGGGACTCGCCGTCGTCGCACCCGAGCTGGGGGAGAGGTCCGCCGCCGACCTGGATGACATCGTCGAGTTCGTGTCAAATCCGGCAGGCTCCTGGTCGAGCGCCGGACGGGGGTACGGCCTGCTCGCCTTGGGCTCGGGAGCCGAGCTGGCGGTTGCTGCCGCCGCCAAGCGCGGCGTGCTCGCCCTGGCTCTCGCCTATCCCGCCGAGGATGGCCTCACCGGCATCTCGGCGGTGACGGCTCCCGTCCTCGGCTTGCTGCCGAGGGGCGAGGAGGGCTCGATCGGCTCCGTGCGATCCGCCGCCCCTCATGCCGAGCTCGTCGTCTACGACGGGGTCTCCCGTGGATTCCTCGACGACTCGGGCGACGCCTTCGACCAGCCTGCGTTCTCCGACGCCCTCGAGCGCATCAGCGTCTTCTTCGAGAAGCACCTGGCTGTGACGCTCCGGGCCTAGTCGTCCTCGGGCGGGCCCTTGGACGGAGGCGGCCCGATGCCGCGCTCGGCTTGGCGCCTCCGCTCCTGGACCTTGGCCCGCACGTCCTTCGTGCTCCTACGTGCCCGCCACGACTCGGCGAGCTCGCTGTTGCGAACCGACGTGATGGTGCGCTTGAAGATGCTCGGACGCCTCACCCTGGGGCGGGCCGCCTTCTCCGAGATCGACCTGCCGACCTGGGAGTGCTTCACCCGCTGGGAGAGAGTCGGCCCGCGCACACCGCGCGAGCCGAACAGGCCGCCGATCCCGGCCGCCACCCGCGTGAGCGGCCCGGGTCCGCCGTGCGACGGTCGCATGTAGCCGATCAGGAGGAACAAGCCGAGGAGCAGGAGCCCGCCGAGCAGCCCGATGCCGAGCCATGTTCCGAGGCTCCGTCCACCCGAGCCGCCGTCCCCGGGCAACGCAGCGAGCGATGTCGTCGTCGACGGCCCGGCCGTTGTCGGCGCCGCCGGCGTGGTGGTCGTCTCCGGCAGCGTGGTGGTGGTGGTGGTGGTCGTCGTGGTCGACGATGTCGTGGTGGTGGTCGAGGACGTGGTCGTTTCCAGCAGCGTGGTGGTGGTGGTGGTGGTCGTCGTCGTAGGAGGCTGCGTGGTGGTGGTGGTGGTGGTCGTCGTCGACGATGTCGTCGTCGGAGGCTGAGTCGTCGGCACCACCGTCACGGAGATCGTGCAGGTGAACGTCCCCGAATCGGATCGCTCCGTGACGGTGACCGAACCACCCGCCGACGCGCCGGCCGGAGCCCCGATCGTCAATTGCGCCGACCACGGTCCGGGACCTCCGCGGTTGTCCGCCAGGCTGGACGTGATGTCGCCGGAAGCCTCCTCCGTCAGGGCTGCCTCACTCGTCGAGTCGAGCGACAGGGTTCTCACCTCTGACTCTCCCGCGTCGACGGAGACCGACCCGGGACACGACGTGAACTCGGCGGCGGCGGGGGCCACCCGCAGGAGCACTGCCGAAACGACCGCGAAGAGCAGTGTCAGCGCCACCAGAAGTGCCGTTCCGGTTCGTCGGATGTGCATAGCCTGCTTTGGGTCCCCTTGCGGCGCTCAGACTACATCCGCGCCGCAGCCGCGGAGCGACAACGATCCCGGGCCGGTTGCGGGCAGTATTCTGCTGGTGGTGGGTGAGAGCGACGGGAGTCGGCAGCTGTGGCCTGGGGGCGCTGCACGTGAGGCGTTCGTGTTCACCGCCGTTGCTGCGGTCTGCCTCGACATCCTCCTCATCCTCTCAGGCGATGGCACGGTGGGGGTGGGTACCTCGTTCACCGTGTGGTCGGTCCTCAAGTCGCTCGTCATGGTCGCCGCCCTCCTGTGGCTCTTCTCGGAGACGAGAGAGGGCGCCCTGATCGCGCTGGCTGCGCTGGCGCTCGTCGTGGCGGCCGAGGACGTCCTCAACCTCACGAGCGAGCTCGGGACGTGGCTCTTCGATGCATTAGGGGAGAGCGCGGCTCGCCGGGGGGCCGACACCCAATTCGCGGGCAGGGCGCTGATCGCGACGCTCGTCGGAGGGCCGACCGTCCTGCTCGTGCTTCGATGCCGCCAGTCGCTGCGCAAGGCCTGCGTGGCGCTCGCCGGGTCGTTCGCCGTCCTCTTCGTCGTCGCGGTCGGCGTCGACTCCGTCTTCGACATCGCCAGCCAGAACCTCGACGAAGCGTTCGAGGACCCGATCACGTCGTTGCAGATGGCCTTCACGGTCGCCCTGGTCGTCGAGTCGCGGCGGAGGCTGAACGTGGTGCGGCTCACACGCCCCAGAACAACGGCACGCCGACAGTGAGTGCCACCAGGACCACCGCTGTCAGCGGGGCTCCCAACCTGGAGTAGTCGCCGTACCGGTAGCCGCCGGGCCCGTACACCATCACGTTCGTCTGGTAGCCGATGGGCGTCAGGAACGAAGCCGAGGCGGCGATGGCGATGGCGATGGCGAATCCGCGCGGGTCGGAACCGAGCGAAGCTGCTGCCGCCACCGAGATCGGGAACACGATCGACGCCGCCGCCACGTTCGAGATCACCTCGGTGAGCATGACCGTGGCGATGACGATCCCGACGAGAGTGCCGACCGACCCGAACGTGTCGAGCCCCGAGACGAGCAGTGAGGCGAGCTCCTCGGCGAGGCCGGAGGACGTGATGGCGCTCGACAGCCCGATCCCGCCTGCGATGAGGAGAACGACGTCGAGGTCGATGGAGCGCCTCGCCTCGCCCGGGGTCACGATCCGCAACACCATGACGGCCAACGCTCCGAGCAGCCCGGCGTTGAGGATCGGCATCACGCCGGTCGCCGCCAAGGCGACCACGCCCAAGAGCACGCCGACCGCCCACCAGCCGCGCTTGTCGGTGACCGGGAGCGGCCCGCTCAGCGGCGAGACGAGCAGGAAGTCGTGGCCGTCCCGCCAGCGGTCACGGAATCCGGGGTCCGCCAGAACGACGAGGGTGTCGCCGACGCGCAACGGCACCTCGCCGAGCTTGGCGTCGATCCGCTGACCGGCTCTGTGGATTGCGACGACGGCCGCCGAGTAGCGGCTGCGGAACTTCGCTTCCTTCAGCGTCGACCCGACGAGGTTCGACGAGGCGCCGACGACGGCCTCGAAGAAGTTCGATCGCGCCAGGTTGAACCCGACGAACTGGTCGCGCTCCCCGGAAGCCAGCCCGGGCATCGAGTGGAGGTCGATCACGTCGTCAGCCTTCCCGGCGAAGCGGAGCGTGTCACCGGCACGGAGCCGCATCGTCGGGGCAACGGCTGAGTTCACCTCGCCGTCGCGTTCCACCTGGACGAGGAACACCCCGGCGAGGTGACGCAGCCCTCCATCCTCGACGGTCACACCGTCGAGCGGGCCTCCCTGTTCGACGTCCATGTCGATCACGAACTCGCGGGCGAACTCGGTCAGTTCCCGGCGCGTGCCGATGCGGTCGGGAAGCACACGAGGCGCCAGCAACACGACGACGAGCAGCCCGAGGGCTGCGATCGGCAGCGCCAGCTTCGTCATCTCGAAGAAACCGATGGGCTCGAGCCCTGCGGCGTCCATGAGTCCCGAGACGACCAGGTTCGTC from Acidimicrobiia bacterium harbors:
- a CDS encoding dienelactone hydrolase family protein, whose product is MSVLKGEGKVVILFGTSSIAARTKIHRGYIARPDLGREWPTVLLIPDGLLVTSSVRDISRRLARQGLAVVAPELGERSAADLDDIVEFVSNPAGSWSSAGRGYGLLALGSGAELAVAAAAKRGVLALALAYPAEDGLTGISAVTAPVLGLLPRGEEGSIGSVRSAAPHAELVVYDGVSRGFLDDSGDAFDQPAFSDALERISVFFEKHLAVTLRA
- a CDS encoding SLC13 family permease; the encoded protein is MGWEAWLTLVVVLLSIVAMAKDFVPPAAAVLGATVILLLTGVVTSDEAFAGFSNAAPLTIAVLYIVAGAVSRTGVLTPLIARSLNASASDRRTLATLLPPVAAASSVLNNTPIVAVLVPEMSAWAARRGKSPSRFLMPISFAAILGGTVTVIGTSTNLVVSGLMDAAGLEPIGFFEMTKLALPIAALGLLVVVLLAPRVLPDRIGTRRELTEFAREFVIDMDVEQGGPLDGVTVEDGGLRHLAGVFLVQVERDGEVNSAVAPTMRLRAGDTLRFAGKADDVIDLHSMPGLASGERDQFVGFNLARSNFFEAVVGASSNLVGSTLKEAKFRSRYSAAVVAIHRAGQRIDAKLGEVPLRVGDTLVVLADPGFRDRWRDGHDFLLVSPLSGPLPVTDKRGWWAVGVLLGVVALAATGVMPILNAGLLGALAVMVLRIVTPGEARRSIDLDVVLLIAGGIGLSSAITSSGLAEELASLLVSGLDTFGSVGTLVGIVIATVMLTEVISNVAAASIVFPISVAAAASLGSDPRGFAIAIAIAASASFLTPIGYQTNVMVYGPGGYRYGDYSRLGAPLTAVVLVALTVGVPLFWGV